A stretch of Flavobacteriales bacterium DNA encodes these proteins:
- a CDS encoding ion transporter — translation MRSFAIKLNQAKWFEYFIIAVIVINCVLIGVETYGTTPIIHAIQHTALYIFLFEIVIRWLARESVKAFFSDAWNIFDTFIVAVSFVPESWFSDATMVTALRVLRVFRVLRLLRTAREIKLIISVLARSFSTLSYNALFFLIFMYLFAIIGVTLFKLRDPATASPDMLAKLEVYRAEVSGLDPYADLNETSFTLFRVLTGDAWTDLRYHLGKASAMGLIEASPLAVTSYHVVWFVLSVFLLLNLLVGAIINNYQIIMDEHAKPSNEEKAGAAKP, via the coding sequence ATGCGCTCATTCGCGATCAAGCTCAATCAAGCGAAGTGGTTCGAGTACTTCATCATCGCGGTCATTGTCATCAATTGCGTGCTCATCGGTGTTGAGACCTACGGCACCACGCCGATCATCCACGCCATCCAGCACACCGCGCTCTACATCTTCCTCTTCGAGATCGTCATTCGCTGGCTGGCACGCGAGAGCGTGAAAGCGTTCTTCTCGGATGCGTGGAACATCTTCGACACCTTCATCGTGGCCGTGAGCTTCGTGCCCGAGTCGTGGTTCTCCGATGCCACCATGGTCACCGCGCTGCGCGTGCTCCGCGTGTTCCGCGTGCTGCGCCTGTTGCGCACGGCGCGCGAGATCAAGCTCATCATCTCGGTGCTCGCGCGCTCGTTCAGCACGCTGAGCTACAACGCGCTCTTCTTCCTGATCTTCATGTACCTCTTCGCCATCATCGGCGTCACGCTCTTCAAGCTGCGCGACCCCGCAACGGCGAGCCCGGACATGCTCGCGAAGCTCGAGGTCTATCGTGCCGAGGTGTCAGGACTAGATCCGTACGCGGACCTGAACGAGACCTCCTTCACCCTGTTCCGCGTGCTCACCGGTGATGCCTGGACCGATTTGCGCTACCACTTGGGCAAGGCCAGCGCCATGGGCCTCATCGAAGCATCGCCGCTCGCAGTGACCTCGTACCATGTCGTCTGGTTCGTGCTCTCCGTGTTCCTGCTGCTCAACCTCCTGGTAGGAGCCATCATCAACAACTACCAGATCATCATGGATGAGCATGCCAAGCCATCGAATGAGGAAAAGGCTGGCGCTGCCAAACCCTGA
- a CDS encoding sporulation protein codes for MGFFSNIKNKLGIGGVKVDLQCPGQVAKADGAVSGKVVLTTKSDQEVASGKVKVIEVYTTGRGDDKKEKTYTLGEVSLAGGFMLKTGETKELSFTVPFKILKSDNDELKEKGGALGTIGKLGAFANAEKSEYFVEAEVDVKAAALDPSDKKPIKLV; via the coding sequence ATGGGATTCTTCAGCAACATCAAGAACAAGCTCGGCATCGGCGGCGTGAAAGTGGATCTGCAATGCCCCGGACAGGTCGCGAAGGCGGATGGCGCCGTCTCCGGCAAGGTCGTGCTCACCACCAAGAGCGACCAGGAAGTGGCAAGCGGGAAAGTGAAGGTGATCGAGGTGTACACCACTGGCCGTGGCGACGACAAGAAGGAGAAGACCTATACGCTGGGAGAGGTGAGCCTGGCCGGCGGGTTCATGCTGAAGACCGGCGAGACGAAGGAGCTTTCGTTCACGGTGCCGTTCAAGATCCTGAAGTCGGACAACGACGAATTGAAGGAGAAGGGCGGCGCGCTGGGCACCATCGGCAAGCTGGGCGCTTTCGCCAACGCGGAGAAGTCCGAGTACTTCGTGGAAGCGGAGGTGGATGTGAAGGCAGCCGCGCTCGATCCCTCGGACAAGAAGCCCATCAAGCTGGTCTGA
- a CDS encoding T9SS type A sorting domain-containing protein: MHTTRLFTFCVIAAHHLSVLAQEPTIVWQRTLGGSGTDNILSIAAVSDGGCAVVGFSYSSDGDCTGNHNPDYSDVFVAKLDATGGVEWTRMLGSSFEDLGYSISATSDGGYIVGAFAGAEDGDVSGTHDSQDNWLVKLESDGDIAWQLPLGGTGFDGATYAQEAADGSVMVAGTTGSNDGDVSGYNGGFDIWVAKLDGTGTIEWQDCFGGTGSDQVFAMATATDGSVIAAGYTTSDDGDVSGIHGNSDAWVIKVDASGVLAWQRCLGGSGTDNANGVLLTADGGCLISCYTDSNDGDVSGNHGSYDMWVVKLDADGAIDWQRSLGGTTSDGGYSAVQDDDGGYTIAGFATSTDGDVTELAGAGDVWLVHLDAAGTLEWETTYGGTGEDGASALVPKPGGGYFLAAISASDDGDVSGGHGGEDGWVLSLTASTLGVAPSQEEGGTDLWFDEAARVIVVSGAEPASTFTLTDAQGRIVINERIVGPTDRIAVDALAAGAYLASVQANGAVTSQRVVLR, encoded by the coding sequence ATGCACACAACACGCCTCTTCACGTTCTGCGTTATCGCCGCGCACCATCTCTCCGTTCTTGCACAGGAACCCACCATCGTGTGGCAGCGCACGCTGGGCGGATCCGGAACGGACAACATCCTCTCCATCGCCGCCGTATCCGACGGCGGTTGTGCGGTAGTGGGTTTCTCCTACTCATCCGATGGTGATTGCACGGGCAACCACAACCCCGACTACTCCGATGTCTTCGTGGCGAAACTGGATGCCACCGGCGGCGTGGAATGGACACGCATGTTGGGTAGCAGCTTCGAGGATTTGGGATATTCCATTTCGGCCACGAGCGATGGGGGCTATATCGTTGGCGCCTTCGCGGGTGCCGAGGACGGCGACGTGAGCGGAACCCATGACAGCCAGGACAACTGGTTGGTGAAGCTGGAAAGCGATGGTGATATCGCCTGGCAGCTGCCGCTCGGGGGCACCGGCTTCGACGGAGCCACATACGCGCAAGAGGCCGCTGATGGCAGCGTCATGGTCGCCGGGACCACGGGCTCGAACGATGGCGATGTGTCCGGGTACAATGGCGGCTTCGACATCTGGGTGGCGAAGCTCGATGGCACGGGTACCATCGAATGGCAGGATTGCTTCGGCGGAACGGGGAGCGACCAGGTCTTCGCGATGGCCACGGCCACCGATGGCAGCGTGATCGCCGCCGGCTACACCACCTCCGACGATGGTGATGTGAGCGGCATCCACGGCAACAGCGATGCATGGGTGATCAAGGTGGATGCGAGCGGCGTGCTCGCCTGGCAACGCTGTTTAGGCGGCAGCGGAACGGACAACGCCAACGGTGTGCTGCTCACCGCGGACGGGGGATGCTTGATCAGTTGTTACACCGATTCCAACGATGGCGATGTAAGCGGCAACCACGGCAGTTATGATATGTGGGTGGTGAAACTGGATGCGGATGGCGCGATCGATTGGCAGCGAAGCTTGGGTGGCACCACCAGCGATGGCGGCTATTCGGCCGTGCAGGATGACGATGGGGGTTACACTATCGCCGGCTTCGCGACCTCAACGGACGGCGATGTGACCGAGCTTGCTGGCGCCGGTGATGTCTGGCTGGTGCATTTGGATGCTGCAGGCACCTTGGAGTGGGAGACCACTTACGGCGGCACGGGCGAGGACGGTGCCTCCGCCCTGGTGCCGAAGCCCGGCGGAGGCTACTTCCTGGCCGCCATCTCCGCATCGGACGACGGCGATGTATCCGGCGGGCACGGCGGCGAGGACGGTTGGGTGCTGAGCCTGACCGCGAGCACCCTGGGCGTGGCGCCCTCACAGGAGGAAGGAGGCACGGACCTGTGGTTCGATGAGGCCGCGCGCGTCATCGTCGTTTCGGGCGCGGAACCTGCGAGCACCTTCACGCTCACCGATGCGCAGGGACGCATCGTGATCAACGAGCGCATCGTGGGGCCGACCGACCGTATCGCTGTGGATGCGCTTGCGGCGGGTGCTTACCTCGCCAGCGTGCAGGCCAATGGTGCGGTGACTTCGCAACGTGTCGTCCTGCGGTAG
- a CDS encoding four helix bundle protein — translation MPDRTGDSNIFRKHGGFEKLLSYQVAELLYDITVRFTQRYVEPGSRTRDQMDQAARSGSRNIAEGSVFSATSKKLEMNLTNVARASLVELKKDYAAFLRQKKLALWPTADPIRQELIDARFKTADEVAHWGAQVHKRAPGRSVAEIAGNIGHAYCMVAIGLLDRQLVTLAREFKEGGGFSERLHKARSQARGKGQEPPEQ, via the coding sequence ATGCCCGACCGCACCGGCGACAGTAACATCTTCCGCAAGCATGGCGGCTTCGAGAAGCTGCTGAGCTACCAGGTAGCCGAGCTGCTGTACGACATCACGGTTCGCTTCACGCAACGGTATGTCGAACCCGGCAGCCGCACCCGTGACCAGATGGATCAGGCCGCGCGCAGCGGTTCGCGCAACATCGCAGAAGGCAGTGTGTTCAGTGCTACCTCCAAGAAACTGGAGATGAACCTGACCAACGTGGCACGTGCCAGCCTTGTCGAACTGAAGAAGGACTATGCTGCCTTCCTTCGGCAGAAGAAGCTCGCGCTTTGGCCCACTGCAGATCCCATCCGTCAGGAGCTGATCGATGCGCGCTTCAAGACAGCGGATGAAGTGGCGCATTGGGGTGCGCAGGTGCACAAGCGAGCCCCGGGACGTAGCGTGGCCGAGATCGCGGGCAACATCGGACACGCTTATTGCATGGTGGCCATCGGCTTGCTGGACCGGCAACTGGTCACATTGGCCCGCGAGTTCAAGGAGGGCGGCGGCTTCAGTGAGCGGCTGCACAAGGCCCGCTCACAAGCACGTGGCAAGGGCCAAGAGCCCCCGGAGCAATAG
- the carB gene encoding carbamoyl-phosphate synthase large subunit, producing the protein MPKDSSIKSVLLIGSGPIVIGQACEFDYSGSQASRSLRNEGIEVTLINSNPATIMTDPVTADNVYLKPLTTQSIEEILQKHKIDAVLPTMGGQTALNLAIECEKLGIWQQYGVRMIGVDTKAIDITENREQFRLLMERIGVPMAPSKTVTSFLEGKKVAQEFGFPLVIRASYTLGGAGASFVKDPAEFDKLLKHGLQISPIHEVMIDKALLGWKEYELELLRDKDDNVTIICSIENFDPMGIHTGDSITVAPAMTLSDRTYQRMRTEAIKMMRAIGDFAGGCNVQFAVSPDEKEEIYAIEINPRVSRSSALASKATGYPIAKIASKLAIGYRLDELENPITGTSAFFEPTLDYVIVKVPRWNFDKFEGADRRLGVQMKSVGETMGIGRSFQEALQKACQSLEIKRNGLGADGKETRDAAVLLESLANPSWSRLFHVYDAIKLGIPFSKIHELTRIDIWFLKQIEDMILTEKEVEKYTLDTIPRDLLFEAKQKGYADRQVAHLLGCLESQVYKKRNELGIKRVYKLVDTCAGEFPAKTPYYYSTFEEENESVRSDRKKIVVLGSGPNRIGQGIEFDYSCVHGVLAAKELGYETIMINCNPETVSTDFDTADKLYFEPVFWEHIYDIIQHEQPEGVIVQLGGQTALKLAEKLEKYGIKIIGTSYAALDMAEDRERFSSLLRDLNIPYPRFGAVNNAEEAVKLSRELGFPLLVRPSYVLGGQKMKIVINEEELVDQVLDILRLMPDNKILIDHFLDGAIEAESDSICDGEMVRIIGIMEHIEPAGIHSGDSNAVLPPFDLSEKVIQQIREHTHKIALALHTVGLVNIQFAIKDEVVYVIEANPRASRTVPFIAKAYGEPYVNWATKVMLGAKLKDFQFKPRLDGYAIKVPVFSFDKFPNVDKSLGPEMKSTGEAIYFIKDLKDPFFRQVYGERSMYLSR; encoded by the coding sequence ATGCCCAAAGATTCCAGCATCAAATCGGTCCTCCTGATCGGGAGCGGTCCGATCGTCATCGGTCAAGCCTGCGAGTTTGACTATTCCGGCTCCCAGGCCAGCCGCTCCCTCCGCAACGAAGGCATCGAGGTCACGCTGATCAACAGCAACCCCGCCACCATCATGACCGACCCGGTCACGGCCGACAACGTGTACCTGAAGCCGCTGACCACGCAGAGCATCGAGGAGATCCTGCAGAAGCACAAGATCGACGCCGTGCTGCCCACCATGGGCGGACAGACCGCGCTCAACCTCGCCATCGAATGCGAGAAGCTCGGCATCTGGCAGCAGTACGGCGTGCGCATGATCGGGGTGGACACCAAGGCCATCGACATCACCGAGAACCGCGAGCAGTTCCGCCTGCTGATGGAGCGCATCGGCGTGCCCATGGCGCCCAGCAAGACCGTCACCAGCTTCCTCGAAGGAAAGAAGGTGGCGCAGGAGTTCGGCTTCCCACTGGTGATCCGCGCGAGCTACACGCTCGGTGGTGCGGGCGCCAGCTTCGTGAAGGACCCCGCCGAGTTCGACAAGCTGCTCAAGCACGGCCTGCAGATCAGCCCCATCCACGAGGTGATGATCGACAAGGCGCTGCTCGGCTGGAAGGAGTACGAACTGGAGCTGCTGCGCGACAAGGACGACAACGTCACCATCATCTGCTCCATCGAGAACTTCGATCCGATGGGCATCCACACCGGCGACAGCATCACCGTGGCGCCGGCTATGACCCTCAGCGATCGCACCTACCAGCGCATGCGCACCGAGGCCATCAAGATGATGCGTGCCATCGGCGACTTCGCCGGCGGCTGCAACGTGCAGTTCGCCGTGAGCCCCGATGAGAAGGAGGAGATCTATGCCATCGAGATCAATCCGCGTGTGAGCCGCAGCAGCGCGCTCGCCAGCAAGGCCACCGGCTACCCCATCGCCAAGATCGCCAGCAAGCTCGCCATCGGTTACCGCCTGGATGAACTGGAGAACCCCATCACCGGCACCAGCGCCTTCTTTGAGCCCACGCTCGATTACGTGATCGTGAAAGTGCCGCGCTGGAACTTCGACAAGTTCGAAGGGGCCGACCGTCGCCTGGGTGTGCAGATGAAGAGCGTCGGCGAAACGATGGGCATCGGCCGCAGTTTCCAGGAAGCGCTGCAGAAGGCCTGTCAGAGCTTGGAGATCAAGCGCAACGGCCTGGGCGCCGACGGCAAGGAGACGCGCGATGCCGCCGTGCTGCTGGAAAGTCTTGCCAACCCGAGCTGGAGCCGCCTCTTCCACGTGTACGACGCGATCAAGCTGGGCATTCCCTTCAGCAAGATCCACGAGCTCACGCGCATCGACATCTGGTTCCTGAAGCAGATCGAGGACATGATCCTCACCGAGAAGGAAGTGGAGAAGTACACGCTCGACACCATCCCGCGCGATCTGCTCTTCGAAGCGAAACAGAAGGGCTATGCGGACAGACAGGTCGCACACCTGCTCGGCTGCCTGGAGAGCCAGGTGTACAAGAAGCGCAACGAGCTCGGCATCAAGCGCGTGTACAAGCTGGTGGACACCTGCGCCGGCGAGTTCCCCGCGAAGACGCCGTACTACTACAGCACCTTCGAGGAGGAGAACGAGAGCGTGCGCAGCGACAGGAAGAAGATCGTGGTGCTCGGCAGCGGCCCCAACCGCATCGGCCAGGGCATCGAGTTCGACTACAGCTGCGTGCACGGCGTGCTCGCGGCTAAGGAGCTCGGCTACGAGACCATCATGATCAACTGCAACCCGGAGACGGTGAGCACCGACTTCGACACGGCCGACAAGCTCTACTTCGAGCCCGTGTTCTGGGAGCACATCTACGACATCATCCAGCACGAGCAGCCCGAGGGCGTCATCGTGCAGCTCGGCGGGCAGACCGCGTTGAAGCTCGCCGAGAAGCTGGAGAAGTACGGCATCAAGATCATCGGCACCAGCTACGCCGCGCTGGACATGGCCGAGGACCGCGAGCGCTTCAGCTCACTGCTGCGCGACCTCAACATCCCGTACCCGCGCTTCGGTGCGGTGAACAACGCCGAGGAGGCCGTGAAGCTGAGCCGCGAGCTCGGTTTCCCGCTGCTGGTGCGCCCCAGCTACGTGCTCGGCGGCCAGAAGATGAAGATCGTGATCAACGAGGAGGAGCTCGTGGACCAGGTGCTCGACATCCTGCGCCTGATGCCCGACAACAAGATCCTCATCGACCACTTCCTCGATGGCGCCATCGAAGCGGAGAGCGATTCCATCTGCGACGGCGAGATGGTGCGCATCATCGGCATCATGGAGCACATCGAGCCCGCCGGTATCCACAGCGGCGACAGCAATGCGGTGTTACCTCCTTTTGACCTCAGCGAGAAAGTGATCCAGCAGATCCGCGAGCACACACACAAGATCGCGCTGGCCCTGCACACCGTGGGCCTGGTGAACATCCAGTTCGCCATCAAGGACGAGGTGGTGTACGTGATCGAGGCCAACCCCCGCGCCAGCCGCACCGTGCCGTTCATCGCCAAGGCCTACGGCGAACCCTACGTGAACTGGGCAACGAAAGTCATGCTCGGCGCCAAGCTGAAGGACTTCCAGTTCAAGCCGCGGCTGGATGGCTACGCGATCAAGGTGCCGGTGTTCTCCTTCGACAAGTTCCCCAACGTGGACAAAAGCCTGGGGCCTGAGATGAAGAGCACCGGCGAGGCGATCTACTTCATCAAAGATCTCAAAGACCCCTTCTTCCGTCAGGTTTACGGTGAACGCTCCATGTACCTCAGTCGGTGA
- a CDS encoding RNA-binding S4 domain-containing protein gives MRIDKFLWCVRLFKTRSLATDAVRREQVQVNGRVVKPSVEVKPGDRIALREPPIWRSWEILALPASRVGAKLVPGLMAERTAFEDLEKLELARLVKAQNRPAGEGRPTKRDRRDMDRFTGE, from the coding sequence GTGCGCATCGACAAATTCCTCTGGTGCGTGCGCCTCTTCAAGACGCGCAGCCTCGCCACCGACGCCGTGCGCCGCGAGCAGGTGCAGGTGAATGGCCGCGTGGTGAAGCCTTCCGTGGAGGTGAAGCCCGGCGACCGCATCGCCCTGCGCGAGCCCCCGATCTGGCGGAGTTGGGAGATCCTGGCATTGCCCGCATCGCGGGTTGGCGCCAAGCTGGTTCCAGGCCTGATGGCTGAGCGCACCGCATTCGAGGACTTGGAGAAGCTGGAGTTGGCCCGCCTGGTGAAAGCGCAGAACCGACCAGCAGGGGAGGGCCGGCCCACGAAACGCGACCGCCGCGACATGGACCGCTTCACCGGGGAGTGA
- a CDS encoding PDZ domain-containing protein — protein MFKTFLFLPLASVIGLQQEPQVPVPDRKLRIEVVTTENGETKRVTKEFDANDDAQMQEALRELGVLNHMKLGDGEGDITIDIRGFGDGEDADMFMRMAPMAPLAPMPPDAPMAFIGEPSAYLGVSTRNLNDEDKKGKSAVKQGAVVIEVVEGTPAAELGLKEGDIIVELDDQTVDGPESLVELVRSHEPGDEVKVEWLRAGKAMKGSAKLAERKSESYAFRFDGESLKELEKLGELQELSELGKLGEMGSWSSEKRAFLGVTPGDEEDEQDGVVIGSVEEGSAAEKMGLKAGDRITAINGEAVADFDALAERIRAMKPGDQVTVTAQRDGQAQEHTGALGEREMRAYFKGNDGMQGFQWNGTDERSRDELRREMDQLRREMDELRRELGKDIRREVRVRVEARKLSEEEKAVLRKKGVAVDKELPLEELRAFPNPSNGFFRVQFDMPERGDLTVDVHDAKGERVYQERIVGFKGRYERTLDLSDQSSGSYFMVIGHGGRAATVKLVKE, from the coding sequence ATGTTCAAGACCTTCCTCTTCCTTCCGCTGGCCTCCGTGATCGGCTTGCAGCAAGAGCCTCAGGTGCCGGTGCCCGACCGCAAGTTGCGCATCGAAGTGGTGACCACCGAGAACGGCGAGACCAAGCGCGTGACCAAGGAGTTCGACGCCAACGACGATGCGCAGATGCAAGAGGCCCTGCGTGAACTCGGCGTGCTCAATCATATGAAACTCGGGGACGGCGAGGGCGACATCACGATCGATATCCGCGGCTTCGGCGATGGCGAGGACGCCGATATGTTCATGCGCATGGCGCCCATGGCACCGCTCGCACCCATGCCGCCCGACGCGCCCATGGCCTTCATCGGTGAGCCCTCGGCGTACTTGGGCGTGAGCACGCGCAACCTGAACGACGAGGACAAGAAGGGCAAGTCAGCGGTGAAGCAAGGAGCCGTGGTGATCGAAGTGGTGGAGGGGACCCCTGCCGCGGAACTGGGTTTGAAAGAGGGCGACATCATCGTTGAATTGGACGACCAGACCGTGGATGGTCCGGAAAGCCTTGTGGAGCTGGTGCGCTCGCACGAGCCCGGTGACGAGGTGAAGGTGGAGTGGCTCCGTGCCGGCAAGGCCATGAAGGGGAGCGCGAAGCTGGCCGAGCGGAAGTCCGAGTCGTATGCCTTCCGATTCGATGGCGAATCGTTGAAGGAATTGGAGAAGCTCGGTGAGTTGCAGGAGCTCAGCGAGCTGGGCAAGCTGGGCGAGATGGGCTCATGGAGCAGCGAGAAGCGCGCCTTCCTTGGCGTAACGCCCGGCGATGAGGAGGACGAGCAGGACGGCGTCGTGATCGGCAGTGTGGAAGAGGGCAGCGCCGCGGAGAAGATGGGCTTGAAGGCCGGCGACCGCATCACGGCGATCAACGGCGAGGCCGTGGCCGACTTCGATGCCTTGGCCGAGCGCATCCGCGCGATGAAGCCCGGCGATCAGGTCACCGTCACCGCACAGCGCGACGGACAAGCGCAGGAACACACGGGCGCGCTCGGCGAGCGTGAGATGCGCGCCTACTTCAAGGGAAATGATGGCATGCAAGGCTTCCAGTGGAACGGCACCGATGAACGCTCGCGCGATGAGCTGCGCCGTGAGATGGATCAGCTGCGCCGCGAGATGGATGAATTGCGCCGTGAGCTGGGTAAGGACATCCGCCGCGAAGTGCGCGTGCGCGTGGAGGCCCGGAAGCTGAGCGAGGAGGAGAAGGCCGTGCTGCGCAAGAAGGGCGTGGCGGTTGACAAGGAACTTCCGTTGGAGGAATTGCGCGCCTTCCCGAATCCGAGCAATGGCTTCTTCCGCGTGCAGTTCGACATGCCCGAGCGCGGCGACCTCACCGTTGATGTTCACGACGCCAAGGGCGAGCGCGTTTACCAGGAGCGCATCGTGGGATTCAAAGGGCGTTACGAGCGCACGCTCGACCTGAGCGACCAATCCAGCGGCAGCTACTTCATGGTGATCGGGCACGGCGGCCGCGCGGCGACGGTGAAGTTGGTGAAAGAGTGA
- a CDS encoding phage holin family protein yields the protein MNVLLRILIGTIAVLVADLLLRGVALGDMETTNGLLTAILTAAVLALLNAFLKPILILFTLPITLLSLGLFLLVINAGLVMLADNLVPGFEIDAPRFWWALGFSLIVSIVQGMLSRMDRKPSEGKA from the coding sequence ATGAATGTCCTGCTCCGCATCCTCATCGGCACCATTGCGGTGCTCGTGGCCGACCTGCTCCTGCGCGGGGTCGCCCTCGGCGACATGGAAACCACCAATGGCCTGCTCACGGCCATCCTCACCGCCGCCGTGCTGGCCCTGCTCAACGCGTTCCTCAAGCCGATCCTCATCCTCTTCACCCTGCCCATCACCTTGCTCAGCCTGGGCCTTTTCCTCTTGGTGATCAATGCCGGGTTGGTCATGCTCGCCGATAACCTCGTGCCCGGCTTCGAGATCGATGCGCCACGCTTCTGGTGGGCCTTGGGCTTCAGCCTCATCGTGTCCATCGTGCAGGGCATGCTCAGCCGCATGGACCGCAAGCCTTCGGAAGGGAAGGCCTGA